A region from the Acinonyx jubatus isolate Ajub_Pintada_27869175 chromosome C2, VMU_Ajub_asm_v1.0, whole genome shotgun sequence genome encodes:
- the TRPM2 gene encoding transient receptor potential cation channel subfamily M member 2 isoform X7 — protein sequence MEPPTLRKAGSKQEEAFGVQPRRVADLGTVPSLRRSNSSLRKVRRSQNLFGNSEKQESLSSWIPENIKKKECMYFVESSKLSDAGKVVCECGYTRQQHLEEATRPHTWQGKDWDPKKHVQEMPTDAFGDIVFTGLGQKVGKYVRLSQDTPPSVIYHLMTQYWGLDVPNLLISVTGGAKDFNMKPRLKSVFRRGLVKVAQTTGAWIITGGSHTGVMKQVGEAVRDFTLSSSHNEGEVVTVGVATWGTVHNREDLIHPSGGFPAEYVMDEEGQGHLTCLDSNHSHFILVDDGTHGRYGVEIPLRTRLEKFISEQTKERGGVAIKIPIVCVVLEGGPGTLHTIYNAITNGTPCVVVEGSGRVADVIAQVAGLPISEVTISRIQQKLSVFFQEVFETLTESRIAEWTKKIQDIVRRRQLLTIFREGKDGQQDVDVAILQALLKASRSHDHFGHENWDHQLKLAVAWNRVDIARSEIFTDERQWKPSELHPMMTAALISNKPEFVKLFLENGVRLKEFVTWDTLLYLYQNLDPSCLFHSKLQKVLAEEPERPVCTPPAPRVQMHHVAQVLRELLGDFTQPLYPRPRTGDRPRLLLPVPNIKLNVQGVSLRSLYKRSPGHVAFTMDPVRDLLIWAIIQNRRELAEIIWAQSQDCIAAALACSKILKELSKEEEDTDSLEEMLALADEYEHRAIGVFTECHRKDEDRAQKLLTRVSEAWGKTTCLQLALEAKDMKFVSHGGVQAFLTKVWWGQLCVDNGLWRVIVCMLAFPLLYTGLISFRERRLQAGPGLPRVRAFFNAPVVIFHLNILSYFAFLCLFAYVLMVDFQPTPSCCEYLIYFWLFSLVCEELRQLFYDPDEFGLMKMALLYFSDFWNKLDIGAILLFIAGLTCRLIPALLYPGRIILSLDFIMFCLRLMHIFTISKTLGPKIIIVKRMMKDVFFFLFLLAVWVVSFGVAKQAILIHNESRVDWIFRGVVYQSYLTIFGQMPAYIDGVNFSLDQCSPNGTDPYKPKCPESDAVRHEPAFPEWLTVILLCLYLLFTNILLLNLLIAMFNYTFQQVQEHTDQIWKFQRHDLIEEYQGRPPAPPPFILLSHLHLFIKRVVLKIPARRRKQLKSKLEKNEEAALLSWEIYLKESYLQNQQYQQKQRPEQKIQDIGNKVSTMVDLLEMESLKRSGSMEQRLASLEEQEFLFSGRSKSHGEPRWAVTLHLPAAQVAQTSRALHWVMKALRDGGFGSEEGIPAPGA from the exons GAAGGTGGTGTGCGAGTGCGGCTACACACGCCAGCAGCACTTGGAGGAGGCTACCAGGCCCCACACTTGGCAGGGCAAGGATTGGGACCCAAAAAAGCATGTCCAGGAGATGCCAACGGACGCCTTTGGTGACATTGTTTTCACGGGCCTGGGCCAGAAGGTGGGGAAG TACGTTCGCCTCTCCCAGGACACACCCCCCAGCGTGATCTACCACCTGATGACCCAGTATTGGGGCCTGGACGTCCCCAACCTCCTCATCTCGGTGACAGGCGGGGCCAAGGACTTCAACATGAAGCCCAGGCTGAAGAGCGTCTTCCGAAGAGGCCTGGTCAAGGTGGCCCAGACCACAG GGGCCTGGATCATCACCGGCGGCTCCCACACGGGTGTGATGAAACAGGTGGGCGAGGCGGTGCGTGACTTCACGCTGAGCAGCAGCCACAACGAAGGAGAAGTCGTCACCGTCGGAGTGGCCACGTGGGGCACCGTGCACAACCGTGAAGACCTGATCCACCCCTCG GGCGGCTTTCCTGCCGAGTACGTCATGGACGAGGAAGGCCAAGGGCACCTGACCTGCCTGGACAGTAACCACTCCCACTTCATCCTTGTGGACGACGGGACCCACGGCCGCTACGGGGTCGAGATTCCCCTGAGGACGAGGCTGGAGAAGTTCATATCAGAGCagacaaaggaaagaggag GAGTGGCCATCAAGATCCCCATAGTCTGTGTGGTGCTGGAGGGGGGACCCGGCACACTGCAC ACCATCTATAACGCCATCACCAACGGCACCCCCTGCGTGGTGGTGGAGGGCTCGGGCCGTGTGGCCGACGTCATCGCCCAGGTGGCCGGCCTGCCCATATCTGAGGTCACCATCTCCCGGATCCAGCAGAAGCTGAGTGTGTTCTTCCAGGAGGTGTTTGAGACCCTCACTGAGAGCAGGATTGCGGAATGGACCAAGAAG ATCCAAGACATTGTGCGGAGGCGGCAGCTGCTGACCATCTTCCGGGAAGGCAAGGATGGGCAGCAGGACGTGGACGTGGCCATCCTGCAGGCCTTGCTGAAAG CCTCTCGGAGCCATGACCACTTTGGCCACGAGAACTGGGACCACCAGCTGAAGTTAGCGGTGGCGTGGAACCGCGTGGACATCGCCCGGAGCGAGATCTTCACCGACGAGCGGCAGTGGAAG CCTTCAGAGCTGCACCCCATGATGACGGCCGCCCTCATCTCCAACAAGCCCGAATTCGTGAAGCTCTTCCTGGAGAACGGGGTGCGGCTGAAGGAGTTCGTCACGTGGGACACCCTGCTCTACCTGTACCAGAACCTGGACCCCTCCTGCCTGTTCCACAGCAAGCTTCAGAAGGTGCTGGCCGAGGAGCCGGAGCGGCCGGTCtgcacgccccccgccccccgtgtgCAGATGCACCACGTGGCTCAGGTGCTCCGGGAGCTGCTGGGGGACTTCACGCAGCCGCTGTACCCCCGGCCCCGGACCGGCGACCGGCCGCGGCTCCTGCTTCCCGTGCCGAACATCAAGCTAAAC GTGCAGGGAGTGAGTCTCCGGTCCCTCTACAAGCGTTCACCAGGCCACGTGGCCTTCACCATGGACCCAGTCCGTGATCTTCTCATTTGGGCCATCATCCAGAACCGTCGGGAGCTGGCAGAAATCATCTGGGCACAG AGCCAGGACTGCATTGCCGCGGCCTTGGCCTGCAGCAAGATCCTGAAGGAGCTGtctaaggaggaggaggacacgGACAGCTTGGAGGAGATGCTGGCTCTCGCTGACGAGTATGAACACAGAGCCATCG GGGTGTTCACCGAGTGCCACCGGAAGGATGAGGACCGAGCTCAGAAGCTGCTCACCCGCGTGTCGGAGGCCTGGGGCAAGACCACCTGCCTGCAGCTAGCCCTGGAGGCCAAGGACATGAAGTTCGTGTCTCACGGAGGCGTCCAG GCCTTTCTAACCAAGGTGTGGTGGGGCCAGCTCTGCGTGGACAATGGGCTCTGGCGGGTGATCGTGTGTATGCTGGCCTTCCCATTGCTCTATACCGGCCTCATCTCCTTCAG GGAGAGGAGGCTGCAGGCCGGGCCGGGTCTGCCCCGGGTCCGAGCCTTCTTCAATGCCCCCGTGGTCATCTTCCACCTCAACATCCTGTCCTACTTTGCCTTCCTCTGCCTGTTCGCCTACGTGCTCATGGTGGACTTCCAGCCCACACCCTCGTGCTGCGAGTACCTCATTTACTTCTGGCTCTTCTCCCTCGTGTGCGAGGAGCTGCGGCAG CTATTCTATGACCCTGATGAGTTCGGGCTGATGAAGATGGCCCTCCTGTACTTCAGTGACTTCTGGAATAAACTGGATATCGGTGCCATCTTGCTGTTCATAGCAGGACTGACCTGCAG GCTCATACCAGCGTTGCTGTACCCCGGGCGCATCATCCTCTCTCTGGACTTCATCATGTTCTGCCTCCGGCTGATGCACATTTTCACCATCAGTAAGACACTGGGGCCCAAGATCATCATCGTGAAGCGGATG ATGAAGGAcgtcttcttcttcctcttcctgttggCGGTGTGGGTGGTGTCTTTCGGGGTGGCCAAGCAGGCCATCCTCATCCACAACGAGAGCCGGGTGGACTGGATCTTCCGGGGGGTCGTCTACCAGTCGTACCTCACCATCTTCGGCCAGATGCCGGCCTATATCGACG gtgtgAACTTCAGCCTGGACCAGTGCAGCCCCAACGGCACAGATCCCTACAAGCCCAAGTGCCCGGAGAGCGATGCCGTCCGGCACGAGCCTGCCTTCCCCGAGTGGCTGACGGTCATCCTGCTCTGCCTGTACCTGCTCTTCACCAACATCCTGCTGCTGAACCTCCTCATCGCCATGTTCAA CTACACATTCCAGCAGGTCCAGGAGCACACGGACCAGATCTGGAAGTTCCAGCGTCACGACCTGATAGAGGAGTACCAGGGCAGGCCCCCCGCGCCTCCCCCCTTCATCCTCCTCAGCCACCTGCATCTCTTCATCAAGAGGGTGGTCCTGAAGATCCCCGCCAGGCGGCGCAAGCAGCTCA AGAGCAAGCTGGAGAAGAACGAGGAGGCCGCCCTTCTGTCCTGGGAGATCTACCTGAAAGAGAGCTACCTGCAGAACCAGCAGTACCAGCAGAAGCAGAGGCCGGAGCAGAAGATTCAAGACATTGGCAATAA GGTCAGCACCATGGTGGACTTGCTGGAAATGGAAAGTCTGAAGCGCTCAGGCTCCATGGAGCAGAGACTGGCCTCCCTGGAGGAGCAG GAGTTTCTTTTCTCTGGGAGGAGCAAGAGCCATGGGGAGCCTCGGTGGGCGGTCACGCTCCACCTTCCTGCGGCTCAG GTGGCCCAGACGTCCAGAGCGCTGCACTGGGTCATGAAGGCCCTGAGGGACGGTGGCTTCGGCTCAGAGGAGGGCATCCCCGCCCCGG GTGCCTGA
- the TRPM2 gene encoding transient receptor potential cation channel subfamily M member 2 isoform X8, which produces MEPPTLRKAGSKQEEAFGVQPRRVADLGTVPSLRRSNSSLRKVRRSQNLFGNSEKQESLSSWIPENIKKKECMYFVESSKLSDAGKVVCECGYTRQQHLEEATRPHTWQGKDWDPKKHVQEMPTDAFGDIVFTGLGQKVGKYVRLSQDTPPSVIYHLMTQYWGLDVPNLLISVTGGAKDFNMKPRLKSVFRRGLVKVAQTTGAWIITGGSHTGVMKQVGEAVRDFTLSSSHNEGEVVTVGVATWGTVHNREDLIHPSGGFPAEYVMDEEGQGHLTCLDSNHSHFILVDDGTHGRYGVEIPLRTRLEKFISEQTKERGGVAIKIPIVCVVLEGGPGTLHTIYNAITNGTPCVVVEGSGRVADVIAQVAGLPISEVTISRIQQKLSVFFQEVFETLTESRIAEWTKKIQDIVRRRQLLTIFREGKDGQQDVDVAILQALLKASRSHDHFGHENWDHQLKLAVAWNRVDIARSEIFTDERQWKPSELHPMMTAALISNKPEFVKLFLENGVRLKEFVTWDTLLYLYQNLDPSCLFHSKLQKVLAEEPERPVCTPPAPRVQMHHVAQVLRELLGDFTQPLYPRPRTGDRPRLLLPVPNIKLNVQGVSLRSLYKRSPGHVAFTMDPVRDLLIWAIIQNRRELAEIIWAQSQDCIAAALACSKILKELSKEEEDTDSLEEMLALADEYEHRAIGVFTECHRKDEDRAQKLLTRVSEAWGKTTCLQLALEAKDMKFVSHGGVQAFLTKVWWGQLCVDNGLWRVIVCMLAFPLLYTGLISFRERRLQAGPGLPRVRAFFNAPVVIFHLNILSYFAFLCLFAYVLMVDFQPTPSCCEYLIYFWLFSLVCEELRQLFYDPDEFGLMKMALLYFSDFWNKLDIGAILLFIAGLTCRLIPALLYPGRIILSLDFIMFCLRLMHIFTISKTLGPKIIIVKRMMKDVFFFLFLLAVWVVSFGVAKQAILIHNESRVDWIFRGVVYQSYLTIFGQMPAYIDGVNFSLDQCSPNGTDPYKPKCPESDAVRHEPAFPEWLTVILLCLYLLFTNILLLNLLIAMFNYTFQQVQEHTDQIWKFQRHDLIEEYQGRPPAPPPFILLSHLHLFIKRVVLKIPARRRKQLKSKLEKNEEAALLSWEIYLKESYLQNQQYQQKQRPEQKIQDIGNKVSTMVDLLEMESLKRSGSMEQRLASLEEQEFLFSGRSKSHGEPRWAVTLHLPAAQVAQTSRALHWVMKALRDGGFGSEEGIPAPGP; this is translated from the exons GAAGGTGGTGTGCGAGTGCGGCTACACACGCCAGCAGCACTTGGAGGAGGCTACCAGGCCCCACACTTGGCAGGGCAAGGATTGGGACCCAAAAAAGCATGTCCAGGAGATGCCAACGGACGCCTTTGGTGACATTGTTTTCACGGGCCTGGGCCAGAAGGTGGGGAAG TACGTTCGCCTCTCCCAGGACACACCCCCCAGCGTGATCTACCACCTGATGACCCAGTATTGGGGCCTGGACGTCCCCAACCTCCTCATCTCGGTGACAGGCGGGGCCAAGGACTTCAACATGAAGCCCAGGCTGAAGAGCGTCTTCCGAAGAGGCCTGGTCAAGGTGGCCCAGACCACAG GGGCCTGGATCATCACCGGCGGCTCCCACACGGGTGTGATGAAACAGGTGGGCGAGGCGGTGCGTGACTTCACGCTGAGCAGCAGCCACAACGAAGGAGAAGTCGTCACCGTCGGAGTGGCCACGTGGGGCACCGTGCACAACCGTGAAGACCTGATCCACCCCTCG GGCGGCTTTCCTGCCGAGTACGTCATGGACGAGGAAGGCCAAGGGCACCTGACCTGCCTGGACAGTAACCACTCCCACTTCATCCTTGTGGACGACGGGACCCACGGCCGCTACGGGGTCGAGATTCCCCTGAGGACGAGGCTGGAGAAGTTCATATCAGAGCagacaaaggaaagaggag GAGTGGCCATCAAGATCCCCATAGTCTGTGTGGTGCTGGAGGGGGGACCCGGCACACTGCAC ACCATCTATAACGCCATCACCAACGGCACCCCCTGCGTGGTGGTGGAGGGCTCGGGCCGTGTGGCCGACGTCATCGCCCAGGTGGCCGGCCTGCCCATATCTGAGGTCACCATCTCCCGGATCCAGCAGAAGCTGAGTGTGTTCTTCCAGGAGGTGTTTGAGACCCTCACTGAGAGCAGGATTGCGGAATGGACCAAGAAG ATCCAAGACATTGTGCGGAGGCGGCAGCTGCTGACCATCTTCCGGGAAGGCAAGGATGGGCAGCAGGACGTGGACGTGGCCATCCTGCAGGCCTTGCTGAAAG CCTCTCGGAGCCATGACCACTTTGGCCACGAGAACTGGGACCACCAGCTGAAGTTAGCGGTGGCGTGGAACCGCGTGGACATCGCCCGGAGCGAGATCTTCACCGACGAGCGGCAGTGGAAG CCTTCAGAGCTGCACCCCATGATGACGGCCGCCCTCATCTCCAACAAGCCCGAATTCGTGAAGCTCTTCCTGGAGAACGGGGTGCGGCTGAAGGAGTTCGTCACGTGGGACACCCTGCTCTACCTGTACCAGAACCTGGACCCCTCCTGCCTGTTCCACAGCAAGCTTCAGAAGGTGCTGGCCGAGGAGCCGGAGCGGCCGGTCtgcacgccccccgccccccgtgtgCAGATGCACCACGTGGCTCAGGTGCTCCGGGAGCTGCTGGGGGACTTCACGCAGCCGCTGTACCCCCGGCCCCGGACCGGCGACCGGCCGCGGCTCCTGCTTCCCGTGCCGAACATCAAGCTAAAC GTGCAGGGAGTGAGTCTCCGGTCCCTCTACAAGCGTTCACCAGGCCACGTGGCCTTCACCATGGACCCAGTCCGTGATCTTCTCATTTGGGCCATCATCCAGAACCGTCGGGAGCTGGCAGAAATCATCTGGGCACAG AGCCAGGACTGCATTGCCGCGGCCTTGGCCTGCAGCAAGATCCTGAAGGAGCTGtctaaggaggaggaggacacgGACAGCTTGGAGGAGATGCTGGCTCTCGCTGACGAGTATGAACACAGAGCCATCG GGGTGTTCACCGAGTGCCACCGGAAGGATGAGGACCGAGCTCAGAAGCTGCTCACCCGCGTGTCGGAGGCCTGGGGCAAGACCACCTGCCTGCAGCTAGCCCTGGAGGCCAAGGACATGAAGTTCGTGTCTCACGGAGGCGTCCAG GCCTTTCTAACCAAGGTGTGGTGGGGCCAGCTCTGCGTGGACAATGGGCTCTGGCGGGTGATCGTGTGTATGCTGGCCTTCCCATTGCTCTATACCGGCCTCATCTCCTTCAG GGAGAGGAGGCTGCAGGCCGGGCCGGGTCTGCCCCGGGTCCGAGCCTTCTTCAATGCCCCCGTGGTCATCTTCCACCTCAACATCCTGTCCTACTTTGCCTTCCTCTGCCTGTTCGCCTACGTGCTCATGGTGGACTTCCAGCCCACACCCTCGTGCTGCGAGTACCTCATTTACTTCTGGCTCTTCTCCCTCGTGTGCGAGGAGCTGCGGCAG CTATTCTATGACCCTGATGAGTTCGGGCTGATGAAGATGGCCCTCCTGTACTTCAGTGACTTCTGGAATAAACTGGATATCGGTGCCATCTTGCTGTTCATAGCAGGACTGACCTGCAG GCTCATACCAGCGTTGCTGTACCCCGGGCGCATCATCCTCTCTCTGGACTTCATCATGTTCTGCCTCCGGCTGATGCACATTTTCACCATCAGTAAGACACTGGGGCCCAAGATCATCATCGTGAAGCGGATG ATGAAGGAcgtcttcttcttcctcttcctgttggCGGTGTGGGTGGTGTCTTTCGGGGTGGCCAAGCAGGCCATCCTCATCCACAACGAGAGCCGGGTGGACTGGATCTTCCGGGGGGTCGTCTACCAGTCGTACCTCACCATCTTCGGCCAGATGCCGGCCTATATCGACG gtgtgAACTTCAGCCTGGACCAGTGCAGCCCCAACGGCACAGATCCCTACAAGCCCAAGTGCCCGGAGAGCGATGCCGTCCGGCACGAGCCTGCCTTCCCCGAGTGGCTGACGGTCATCCTGCTCTGCCTGTACCTGCTCTTCACCAACATCCTGCTGCTGAACCTCCTCATCGCCATGTTCAA CTACACATTCCAGCAGGTCCAGGAGCACACGGACCAGATCTGGAAGTTCCAGCGTCACGACCTGATAGAGGAGTACCAGGGCAGGCCCCCCGCGCCTCCCCCCTTCATCCTCCTCAGCCACCTGCATCTCTTCATCAAGAGGGTGGTCCTGAAGATCCCCGCCAGGCGGCGCAAGCAGCTCA AGAGCAAGCTGGAGAAGAACGAGGAGGCCGCCCTTCTGTCCTGGGAGATCTACCTGAAAGAGAGCTACCTGCAGAACCAGCAGTACCAGCAGAAGCAGAGGCCGGAGCAGAAGATTCAAGACATTGGCAATAA GGTCAGCACCATGGTGGACTTGCTGGAAATGGAAAGTCTGAAGCGCTCAGGCTCCATGGAGCAGAGACTGGCCTCCCTGGAGGAGCAG GAGTTTCTTTTCTCTGGGAGGAGCAAGAGCCATGGGGAGCCTCGGTGGGCGGTCACGCTCCACCTTCCTGCGGCTCAG GTGGCCCAGACGTCCAGAGCGCTGCACTGGGTCATGAAGGCCCTGAGGGACGGTGGCTTCGGCTCAGAGGAGGGCATCCCCGCCCCGG GGCCGTAG